The sequence AACAGTCAGATCATGGGCTTGGGTTAAGggtttcttctcctcttttcccACATACTTGTTCTTTAACCATTTGATTTTGGCAGTCAACTGCTTTTACACTCTTAATTTCAAAAGAGATAGagttttaaacaattttgtaaaaagCATGCATGTCACTGGTCCTAGTTGTAACACCCCGACCCGTTCTAAATATAAGAACAAATCGAAAGCACTACTTAGGACTCTCGTAGTCGGCCAACCAAGGCTTTTGGAACGAATCCAATCGCCCTAGTCATCCAACCGTGAGCGGCTGAGCTCTCAGACACGACCTAAGGATTTGCAACCCGTACCACGAGCGAGAGTTGTGTTAAGTACGAATTAGAATTAATATCAGTTGGAATAACCATTTAACTTTTGAAAATTCTagtctttacatatatatagtatacacCAAAATCGTTACCAAAATGTTTATATAGCTTTCAGATCCTTTTTGAAAACCATACATAATATACATAGTAAGAATTTACAAAAGCTGTAATACCTACATTGATTCGCCTAGGTCACGTTGCTTCTACTATGAATATCTCTCAGCTAAGGATTCCTGGAAAAATTAAAGTACAATCATAAGTAATCTAGCATTACTTAGTGAGGCCGATATCTAAGGAAATCTTACCCAGCGATACCTAAGGAAATCCTACCCATCTACCTATCCCCAAGCAGCAAGCATtacaaattcatcaaacaagcaaagattcaatgCAGCAAGTATAATCAAGTGCAACGCAACACAATCGAATGCATGAAGACTCGAATTTAAGTATGCAGCGAAGATGATGAATATGCATGCTTCTAACCTAAGTAAGCCCTTCTACGAATGCATGGTATCCCAAGGTAATGCCCTACAATCCTGGACACAAACTCTAAAAGATATCCACATTCCTTCGTactaatctgattttttttatctgagtgattgtgaaacATGAAATCAAGcactacaaaacacaaaaccaaaagaaaggaaaatgcATCTCCAAACAGAATGTCTAATCAGATGATTTGAATATGACAGAGCTCACCTTGTTAAGAAGACTAGTCTTCAATGACATATCCTTGGCCTCATAGGCTTTCAATGATTTGCAATCCTCTTtaatttccttcttctcttttgaagACAAAACTTTCCATTGTTCAATCACAAATTCCTCATCAGTAGTGAGGGCCATATTTGCGATGACACCAGGGATAAACGATCACTCAAACCAATCCATCTTCAAAGATTTAGACTCCCAAATCATCTTAGCAAGTTGAGAACATGTCATACCATAGGCTTGGGTAAATGGTTTCTTCTCCTATCTTCCCACATACTTGTTCTTCAACCATCTGATTTTTCCACTCAACTGCTTCATACTCTTAATCTCAAAAGACATAGAGTTtgaaacaattttgtaaaaagCATGTTTGTCATTGAGTTTTGAACAATGATCAATCATTGTTTGGACTAAGATtacctcatcttcttcactccaTTTTTTGTGAAACTGAGTCCCCACCACCTTGCCACGTTTTGAAGTACCACTCTCTTCATTAGCtcctctttgtctcttctttgaGGAAGCAGGAAGAGCAGAATCAGCCataggaagagaagaagcagtcacaagaggaagaagctctTGGATTCTTGAAGTAGACTCGGCATTCTTGGATTCTTCTGACTCGGATTCAGATACACTCTTATTGCTCGCCGATGAAGAAGCTTTTTGTGGAGGTTTCATAGGTTCTGGAACCACAACCGGAGGAGCAgatgtttctctttcttcttcagagTCGGCATTTTGGATTCTTCAGACTCGGATTCAGTTCCACTCTTACTGCTCGGCGATGAAGAAGCTTTTTGTGGAGGAGGTTTCATAGCTTCTGGAACCACAACCGGAGGAgcagatgtttcttcttcagagTCGTCGGACCCGGACCCGGACCTATCATCTTCATCAGAGGAAGATTCCTCGTCGGAGTCGGCTTCTTCCTCGCTggaagattcttcttcttcctcccgcTGTTTCTTCAACGCCAATTAT comes from Camelina sativa cultivar DH55 chromosome 19, Cs, whole genome shotgun sequence and encodes:
- the LOC109130878 gene encoding probable transcription factor At1g61730; protein product: MKPPQKASSSASNKSVSESESEESKNAESTSRIQELLPLVTASSLPMADSALPASSKKRQRGANEESGTSKRGKVVGTQFHKKWSEEDEVILVQTMIDHCSKLNDKHAFYKIVSNSMSFEIKSMKQLSGKIRWLKNKYVGR